A single window of Nicotiana sylvestris chromosome 5, ASM39365v2, whole genome shotgun sequence DNA harbors:
- the LOC138869006 gene encoding uncharacterized protein has protein sequence MSRYIILITETDKVKVDCHWGKVVHVEIPSREEDINKHKFGLGEAVLKREPPPREADTPKPAKEKTRKNKSPAESSKPKKANVQKPKAILLYNQTFAKSQAELTHCVEECRRLSSEVDELRALFTKKEEELHGLRACLETLEKKDALIREGFRARDIEILGLKQRVDEITSERDTLQGKLTSIEHHLQVVKEDSSKYKDLHAESFAVLSIAKSEMDALMTSYREDVAAANAQSKKGIDLPAEIKRVKALEEESACLLSSDDGSASSTTSGLDDED, from the exons ATGTCTCGATACATCATCCTAATAACTGAAACTGATAAAGTGAAGGTCGACTGCCATTGGGGGAAGGTGGTGCACGTAGAGATTCCTTCACGTGAAGAAGACATAAACAAACACAAATTTG GCCTTGGAGAGGCCGTTTTGAAGAGGGAACCCCCACCTAGGGAAGCAGATACCCCGAAGCCTGCTAAGGAGAAAACGAGAAAGAATAAATCACCAGCTGAGTCCTCGAAGCCGAAGAAGGCTAATGTTCAAAAGCCCAAG GCTATATTGCTTTACAATCAGACATTTGCTAAGTCCCAAGCTGAGTTGACCCACTGTGTGGAAGAGTGTAGGAGGCTCTCATCAGAGGTTGACGAGCTCAGAGCTCTTTTTACCAAAAAGGAGGAAGAACTCCATGGCCTTCGGGCTTGTTTAGAGACG CTTGAGAAGAAAGATGCCCTGATAAGGGAGGGGTTCAGAGCCAGGGATATTGAGATTCTCGGACTCAAGCAACGTGTGGATGAGATAACCTCCGAGAGGGATACCCTCCAAGGGAAGTTGACCTCGATTGAGCACCATCTTCAGGTTGTAAAGGAAGATAGTAGCAAGTATAAGGATCTCCATGCAGAATCATTCGCCGTGCTATCTATAGCCAAGTCTGAAATGGATGCACTCATGACCTCATACCGAGAAGATGTTGCTGCTGCAAATGCTCAATCCAAGAAG GGCATCGATTTGCCTGCTGAGATCAAGAGGGTGAAAGCTCTAGAGGAAGAATCGGCATGTCTTCTTTCTTCCGACGATGGTTCAGCAAGTAGTACAACCAGCGGCTTAGATGATGAAGATTAA